Proteins encoded by one window of Brienomyrus brachyistius isolate T26 chromosome 1, BBRACH_0.4, whole genome shotgun sequence:
- the tnfsf11 gene encoding tumor necrosis factor ligand superfamily member 10 isoform X1: MASNDYRGYSQDPSEMEHGQARLHPIQSTRGTCRPLVLGTLVVMGVLQVASSVAILLHLTGYLHEVDFSSDYSVTEMPDEGVQVGPIRADALKDPRKKERQRCSKHQREAVPAAHLPIMVPINYVKKGEIQATMIHWKEAQGHLHKIRYHDGRILIQEVGLYVVYVKTCFRYYEELTKPEFLQDGNTQLIQYVYHEKHTQNTIKPMVIMKSGSTKRWKNGVYNMYCEQQSGIFTLKEGDGLFVNVSNSWLLDPDPEGSYFGAFKISN, from the exons ATGGCTTCTAATGATTACCGTGGTTACTCTCAGGATCCTTCCGAaatggaacacggtcaggctcgTTTACATCCCATTCAGAGCACGAGAGGGACCTGCAGACCACTCGTTCTGGGAACGCTGGTTGTTATGGGAGTGCTTCAGGTTGCATCGAGTGTCGCGATTTTGTTACACCTAACAGGTTACCTACATGAG GTGGACTTCTCTTCAGATTATTCTGTCACGGAGATGCCAGATGAG GGAGTACAGGTTGGACCAATCCGTGCTGATGCACTGAAGGATCCGAGGAAAAAAGAGAGGCAGAGATGCTCAAAGCACCAAAGGGAGGCAGTGCCAGCGGCCCATCTACCCATCATGGTCCCCATCAACTACGTCAAGA AGGGAGAAATTCAAGCAACGATGATACACTGGAAGGAAGCCCAGGGACACCTACATAAAATCAGATACCACGATGGACGCATTTTGATCCAAGAGGTGGGACTTTACGTCGTATACGTTAAAACCTGCTTCCGGTACTATGAGGAACTTACTAAGCCAGAATTTCTGCAAGACGGCAACACGCAGCTCATCCAGTACGTGTACCATGAGAAGCACACACAGAACACAATCAAACCCATGGTCATTATGAAAAGTGGGAGCACCAAGCGCTGGAAGAACGGGGTCTACAACATGTACTGTGAGCAGCAGAGCGGCATCTTTACATTGAAGGAGGGCGATGGCCTATTTGTCAATGTGTCCAACTCATGGCTGTTGGACCCAGATCCAGAGGGGAGTTACTTTGGTGCTTTTAAGATAAGTAACTGA